The Triticum aestivum cultivar Chinese Spring unplaced genomic scaffold, IWGSC CS RefSeq v2.1 scaffold102604, whole genome shotgun sequence genomic sequence tacaATGAGGTACTAGTATTTCATTTTAAAACTGAAATGTTTATTAAAATCGTATTATTCCAAATAATCACATCCGTACGACACATGCACATACCCTCGAAATTTAAAATAAGCTTGGTTCAAATCAGGAAACCATATGTGTAGGAACAACAAGTTTATTATTAGTCCAGCTGACAATGCATCAGTCGTGGCGGAGATGGATCTTGTACTCGACGGTGGCGTCGCCGGTCTTGGCGTCGAACCAGTGGGTCCGCAACTGGCAGTAGCCGCGCGCGAACCGAAAGACGCCGGTGCCGCCGACGACGGGCATCTCCCTGACGGCCCGGTCCGCCTGATTGGGCCCGATGATGGCGATGCTGCTCCCGTTGTAGGCGCCGTCGACGAAGACGAAGTTCATGGCCATGAGCAGCGACAGGCTGTCCTTGCCGGCGCTGATGTACATGCCTTGCGCGCGGCCGAGGAGCCTCGACGTCAGGTTGGGCCCCTCGGTGAGCGGGTCGTCGATGACGAGCACAGTGCCAAAGCCCGTGGCGGAGGCGTTGGAGGACGGCGCCTGCGCCACCTGCACCACCCTCGCGTTCGGCCCGCCGCTCACGACGTCGTGCCAGTACACCCGCAGCCGGGTCTCCTCCGCAGCCGACGCGGGCGCCGCGGCGGCCGCGAGGAGCAGGAGCGCGGCCAGGCAGGAGAGAGCGGTGCTGCTCGCCATTAGGATCAGCTAGCTAGTAAGCTAGGAATGGATTGGTGATCGGATGCAATGCGATTGCTTAGCTCTTCCTGAGGAGCTCTGGTTTGTGCTGGTTGCTCTCCAATGGTGCAGAGATGGGTCTATTTAACGGCAAGTTGCGACAGTGTCTGGCCGTGTGTTCGGTTTATCTTCTATGCGTGTGCAAGATGTAGTAGTTGATCTTACAAGTCATCGTGGACTTCGTCGGCTGTGACTTGGAATAAGAAGCTGTGCGCAGTAGGTGAAGGTATGACTGAATTAACACGCTATAGTTGGGTGGTGCAGTCTGCACTTTCCATGCATCCACACACACACGCTCGTCCTCCTTCAAATTCGGAGAACGGGGTGCTCTAGAAGGTTGACGCGGGGACTCGATCGTGCCATTAACCAACAATACAGGGGTCCGGCCATTGACCGCAGTTATTCTAAGACTATTGACAGCGATTGACCGGTAAAATACTAAACCGACAGGTCCGTTTTTTAACTATGCTTGTGACTGAGAAAATAGATTATTTGCCTGAGATTGATGGGTGGGGTCGGGACCACCTGCCATTGGGAGAACCCTAGAGCAAATCATCAAACTCCGTGTAAAGTAGGGCAAATGATCCAAATCCCCGCATGTGACTCACGGGCGGCCGTTCTATTGACGTGGGTGCTTTGGGTCACTTCTTCCTCTAGCCGGCTGATTGGCATAAAGCCGCTCGTTGAATTTCAGTATGTCTTCATGCACCCGTAAACAGGGCACATGATTTATAAAAT encodes the following:
- the LOC123176472 gene encoding dirigent protein 22 (The sequence of the model RefSeq protein was modified relative to this genomic sequence to represent the inferred CDS: added 84 bases not found in genome assembly), which produces MASSTALSCLAALLLLAAAGAPVSAAEKETRLRVYWHDVVSGGPNARVVQVAQAPSSNASATGFGTVLVIDDPLTEGPNLTSRLLGRAQGMYISAGKDSLSLLMAMNFVFVDGAYNGSSIAIIGPNQADRAVREMPVVGGTGVFRFARGYCQLRTHWFDAKTGDATVEYKIHLRHD